Part of the Leishmania infantum JPCM5 WGS CACT00000000 data, contig 3, whole genome shotgun sequence genome, CTAGATTCCATTCGACGGCATATATCTCATCATTAGAAATTTCCCCCGACATCTTCCGCAGCATAGACGAAAGAAACACTGCCGGAAGAGCGATAGCGCATGCCTCCTCCAAGCAAAGGGCGACGCACGTACGCTCATCGCTGAGGTGGAGGTCTGCATTGATGTACCGCCGTTTCTTGAGCCTCTCCTCGCAGTTCTTCGTAAGAGCCTCCCGCTTctcagcaccagcgctgccctCCGATATCGGGGGGTTCCGGTGTGAGCcgggcgctgcgccaccgccgtcccCTGGCACATGCACCGCAGCACTGCCCCTCTGCCAGTGGGCATCTGCAGCTGCCCCGGGCAGGTGAAGCTCCTCATGCTCCGCCATGGTAGCATAGTGCGCAAAAGTGCTCTTTCCGGGCACAAACCCCGGCAGCGACTTCTTCAGCATGTACAGGCTGCACCCGGGTACGATCACAAGTCCAGTATTAAAGTTCCAGTTCGTGTAGTGGTAACTCATGCGCTCTGCGGgggagcgcagctgcgcctgcgaaTGACGGCTCACGTTCTCCTGAACATGCAGACGAACATTGCGAGCCAGGATCAGCGGAATCAGCGCAGACTCCGTAGGCGACCACGGGTAGCCGGAGGCGTacaggtggcggtgctgatCGTTGCCAAAGGAGAGAATCTTCTGGCTACTCATGTGGGAGCTGGCGCCCATCGAGCTCAGACACTCGCGGTCGAAGTTCGACGGCTTCGGCAGGCTCGCCATGATCAGCCGGCTCAGGTACTCGTTCGGGTACTCCCCCGCGAGGCCCAAGACCAGCCGGCTCACCATGTCCAGGTGCTCCACACTGTTGGCGTAAACGCGATTCACCTTCCTCTGATCCGTCAGGCGACTGTAGCTCCGCAGCAAAAGACCACAGTAGTTGACAAGAAAGACAAGACAGTAGTAGCGGCAGttcgcctccagcagctgaagAGTGAAAAGCAGCGACGCTGTGCGATCGATCGTGCGCCACTTCTGCTTCCCTTTATTGGAGCTGTGCGAGTCAGGGTTCAGCTCCGCAGAGAGCTCCGCGACACCCGAGCAGATCTTCAGGTTGCGCACCTTCGCGTAGTCGATaaagccgccaccgtcgccgagcTTGGCCTCCTTCCAC contains:
- a CDS encoding sodium stibogluconate resistance protein, putative, translating into MGNRQSSVPLEGEGHPEVFYRGVKAAQEGRFTVSEVYFVQALTRHPGRHFWDTFTKAVLQKERSAGFEGGGASLPKDGVQEDVDAGPAADGPLGPCNDVQPQTVLGGSVPDKADELPGSGDRGDGGDSAEQADARTNGAQSVHDTKVVDVFLPLDGGLTDVMDYYRLLADIGHTYLQLIPSTAHMEKVTGLAARYCIFTITHTQMLLHCLTLWKEAKLGDGGGFIDYAKVRNLKICSGVAELSAELNPDSHSSNKGKQKWRTIDRTASLLFTLQLLEANCRYYCLVFLVNYCGLLLRSYSRLTDQRKVNRVYANSVEHLDMVSRLVLGLAGEYPNEYLSRLIMASLPKPSNFDRECLSSMGASSHMSSQKILSFGNDQHRHLYASGYPWSPTESALIPLILARNVRLHVQENVSRHSQAQLRSPAERMSYHYTNWNFNTGLVIVPGCSLYMLKKSLPGFVPGKSTFAHYATMAEHEELHLPGAAADAHWQRGSAAVHVPGDGGGAAPGSHRNPPISEGSAGAEKREALTKNCEERLKKRRYINADLHLSDERTCVALCLEEACAIALPAVFLSSMLRKMSGEISNDEIYAVEWNL